The Dioscorea cayenensis subsp. rotundata cultivar TDr96_F1 chromosome 19, TDr96_F1_v2_PseudoChromosome.rev07_lg8_w22 25.fasta, whole genome shotgun sequence genome includes a window with the following:
- the LOC120283309 gene encoding NADH dehydrogenase [ubiquinone] 1 alpha subcomplex subunit 6, with protein MAFTMRSVKVPPNSASLAEARSRVIDFFKKSCRSIPAIMEIYNLHDVVTVSQLRSTISSEIRKNAHLSNPKVIDMLLFKGMEELGNIVEHAKQRHHIIGQYVVGREGLMQDVSPKDQGASEFLKQFYTSNYF; from the exons ATGGCGTTCACTATGAGAAGCGTGAAGGTGCCGCCCAACTCTGCGTCTCTGGCCGAAGCCCGAAGTCGCGTTATTGATTTCTTTAAGAAGTCATGCCGATCGATCCCTGCCATAATGGAGATCTACAATCTCCACGATGTCGTCACGGTCTCCCAGCTCCGCTCCACCATCTCCTCCGAAATCCGCAAAAACGCCCACCTTTCTAACCCCAAG GTCATTGACATGCTGCTGTTTAAAGGCATGGAGGAACTGGGCAACATTGTCGAACATGCAAAGCAGCGACACCACATCATTGGCCAATATGTTGTTGGGCGTGAAGGGCTCATGCAGGATGTGAGCCCGAAAGACCAGGGGGCATCCGAATTTCTTAAGCAGTTTTACACCAGTAATTATTTCTGA
- the LOC120250605 gene encoding F-box protein At2g32560-like isoform X1 yields the protein MLAFLVSFLPFLFLLSSPLPLKPLPSWVNELRLVFFLFWQELIYYSFQGLRNYAEDMPSNLINMFAVRPSTARITAHVEEMQERTILDLPELALDCILEKLSPVGLCNMAGVCHALRDRCASDHLWKRHMREKWDRVFAFTANKDLSLNLPSRRVEASDKEKSLAQPEGYIGSLSHLWPLSWFKPRTDDGGNNKSPSSSSSSSSSYTALPVDSIMSCYLALQSGRIWFPAQVYNRENGSVGFLLSCYDAELSYDSRTDSFYASFLLLRYPPHGIRTTNIEDGVKWDRIRVSPVDTSAHDLHVSDCLNDLHPGDHIEIQWRKSKEYPYGWWYGVVGHLASCNGNKHFCHCHDNESIILEFNQYTPSSRWRQVAIDRKDHREFGNETNGFYGGIRKLHSKDEISAWRSMWPTKTLE from the exons ATGTTGGCTTTCTTAGTTTCATTTCTGCCCTTCTTGTTCCTCCTCTCCAGCCCTCTGCCTCTGAAGCCTTTGCCTTCATGGGTGAATGAGCTCAGGTTGGTGTTCTTCCTGTTTTGGCAAGAACTCATATACTACTCCTTCCAAGGGTTGAGGAATTATGCTGAGGATATGCCCAGCAACCTTATCAATATGTTTGCAGTGCGACCTTCCACTGCTAGAATTACTGCCCATGTGGAGGAAATGCAAGAGAGGACAATATTGGATTTGCCTGAACTGGCTTTGGACTGCATCTTGGAGAAACTGTCACCTGTTGGGCTGTGTAACATGGCTGGTGTCTGCCATGCTCTCAGGGATAGGTGTGCAAGTGACCATCTCTGGAAGAGACACATGAGGGAAAAGTGGGACAGAGTGTTTGCCTTTACAGCAAATAAAGATTTAAGCTTGAATTTACCTTCAAGGAGAGTGGAAGCTAGTGATAAAGAGAAGAGTCTTGCTCAACCAGAGGGTTACATTGGATCCCTGTCTCATCTCTGGCCTCTATCCTGGTTCAAACCAAGGACTGATGATGGTGGTAACAACAagtctccttcttcttcttcttcttcttcttcttcttatactGCTCTGCCCGTTGATTCAATCATGTCCTGCTATTTGGCTCTTCAAAGTGGCAGGATTTGGTTCCCTGCACAGGTTTACAACCGTGAG AATGGCAGTGTGGGGTTTTTGCTGTCATGTTATGATGCAGAACTCAGTTATGACTCGAGGACAGATTCGTTCTATGCAAG CTTCTTGCTGCTCAGGTATCCACCTCATGGAATAAGGACAACAAATATAGAGGATGGAGTGAAATGGGACAGAATTAGAGTATCACCAGTTGATACTTCTGCGCATGATCTTCATGTGTCCGATTGTTTGAATGACTTGCACCCTGGTGATCATATTGAGATTCAATGGAGAAAAAGCAAAGAATATCCATATG GTTGGTGGTATGGAGTTGTTGGCCATTTGGCTTCATGCAATGGAAATAAGCATTTTTGCCACTGTCACGATAATG AAAGCATCATATTAGAATTCAACCAATACACTCCCAGTTCAAGATGGAGGCAGGTTGCCATAGACAGAAAAGATCATCGGGAATTTGGGAATGAAACCAATGGATTCTATGGAGGAATTAGGAAACTACATAGCAAGGACGAGATCTCCGCATGGAGGAGTATGTGGCCCACCAAGACATTAGAATAG
- the LOC120250605 gene encoding F-box protein At2g32560-like isoform X2 — translation MLAFLVSFLPFLFLLSSPLPLKPLPSWVNELRLVFFLFWQELIYYSFQGLRNYAEDMPSNLINMFAVRPSTARITAHVEEMQERTILDLPELALDCILEKLSPVGLCNMAGVCHALRDRCASDHLWKRHMREKWDRVFAFTANKDLSLNLPSRRVEASDKEKSLAQPEGYIGSLSHLWPLSWFKPRTDDGGNNKSPSSSSSSSSSYTALPVDSIMSCYLALQSGRIWFPAQVYNRENGSVGFLLSCYDAELSYDSRTDSFYARYPPHGIRTTNIEDGVKWDRIRVSPVDTSAHDLHVSDCLNDLHPGDHIEIQWRKSKEYPYGWWYGVVGHLASCNGNKHFCHCHDNESIILEFNQYTPSSRWRQVAIDRKDHREFGNETNGFYGGIRKLHSKDEISAWRSMWPTKTLE, via the exons ATGTTGGCTTTCTTAGTTTCATTTCTGCCCTTCTTGTTCCTCCTCTCCAGCCCTCTGCCTCTGAAGCCTTTGCCTTCATGGGTGAATGAGCTCAGGTTGGTGTTCTTCCTGTTTTGGCAAGAACTCATATACTACTCCTTCCAAGGGTTGAGGAATTATGCTGAGGATATGCCCAGCAACCTTATCAATATGTTTGCAGTGCGACCTTCCACTGCTAGAATTACTGCCCATGTGGAGGAAATGCAAGAGAGGACAATATTGGATTTGCCTGAACTGGCTTTGGACTGCATCTTGGAGAAACTGTCACCTGTTGGGCTGTGTAACATGGCTGGTGTCTGCCATGCTCTCAGGGATAGGTGTGCAAGTGACCATCTCTGGAAGAGACACATGAGGGAAAAGTGGGACAGAGTGTTTGCCTTTACAGCAAATAAAGATTTAAGCTTGAATTTACCTTCAAGGAGAGTGGAAGCTAGTGATAAAGAGAAGAGTCTTGCTCAACCAGAGGGTTACATTGGATCCCTGTCTCATCTCTGGCCTCTATCCTGGTTCAAACCAAGGACTGATGATGGTGGTAACAACAagtctccttcttcttcttcttcttcttcttcttcttatactGCTCTGCCCGTTGATTCAATCATGTCCTGCTATTTGGCTCTTCAAAGTGGCAGGATTTGGTTCCCTGCACAGGTTTACAACCGTGAG AATGGCAGTGTGGGGTTTTTGCTGTCATGTTATGATGCAGAACTCAGTTATGACTCGAGGACAGATTCGTTCTATGCAAG GTATCCACCTCATGGAATAAGGACAACAAATATAGAGGATGGAGTGAAATGGGACAGAATTAGAGTATCACCAGTTGATACTTCTGCGCATGATCTTCATGTGTCCGATTGTTTGAATGACTTGCACCCTGGTGATCATATTGAGATTCAATGGAGAAAAAGCAAAGAATATCCATATG GTTGGTGGTATGGAGTTGTTGGCCATTTGGCTTCATGCAATGGAAATAAGCATTTTTGCCACTGTCACGATAATG AAAGCATCATATTAGAATTCAACCAATACACTCCCAGTTCAAGATGGAGGCAGGTTGCCATAGACAGAAAAGATCATCGGGAATTTGGGAATGAAACCAATGGATTCTATGGAGGAATTAGGAAACTACATAGCAAGGACGAGATCTCCGCATGGAGGAGTATGTGGCCCACCAAGACATTAGAATAG
- the LOC120249686 gene encoding hydroxymethylglutaryl-CoA lyase, mitochondrial gives MSSLEEPLSLENFPSLSVVGRLQRVTSDACRPRVDEAELDNCMAECRQCSSSNSCQDFDMYAWRRQKRDMLFSDTINLRRTCFCRDRGVMDNACHSWYSQDRGYCSSCNHMEIRDIAHKFFRGLPRFVKIVEVGPRDGLQNEKSTVPTMVKVELIQRLAVTGLSVVEATSFVSPKWVPQLADAKDVMKAIRNTQGARFPVLTPNLKGFNAAVAAGAKEVAIFASASEAFSMSNINCSIKDSLARYQEVVFAAKKLGMPIRGYVSCVVGCPVEGAVPPSKVAFVAKELYDMGCYEISLGDTIGVGTPGTVIPMLEAVMSVVPREKIAVHFHDTYGQSLANILISLQMGISAVDSSVAGLGGCPYAKGASGNVATEDVLYMLNGLGIKTNVDLNKLMAAGDFICKHLGRQSGSKTVIALSKITPDASKI, from the exons ATGTCGAGTTTGGAGGAGCCACTGAGTCTGGAGAATTTTCCAAGCTTGAGTGTTGTTGGGAGGCTGCAAAGAGTTACTTCTGATGCTTGTAGACCTAGAGTTGATGAAGCAGAACTTGATAATTGCATGGCTGAATGCAGGCAGTGCAGCTCTTCTAACAGCTGCCA AGACTTTGACATGTATGCTTGGAGAAGGCAAAAAAGGGACATGCTATTCTCAGACACCATCAATTTGAGGAGAACATGCTTTTGTCGGGATCGCGGTGTAATGGACAATGCCTGCCATTCATGGTATTCACAAGATCGTGGGTATTGCTCATCTTGCAATCACATGGAAATAAGAGATATTGCTCACAAG TTCTTCAGAGGCTTGCCTAGGTTTGTAAAGATTGTGGAAGTTGGGCCAAGGGACGGCttgcaaaatgaaaaatctaCTGTGCCTACAATGGTGAAAGTAGAATTAATACAACGGCTGGCTGTCACTGGGTTGTCTGTTGTTGAGGCTACCAGTTTTGTTTCGCCAAAATGGGTACCTCag CTGGCAGATGCGAAGGATGTCATGAAAGCAATCCGTAACACACAGGGTGCCAGGTTTCCTGTGTTGACCCCTAATCTTAAG GGATTTAACGCAGCTGTTGCAGCTGGTGCAAAGGAAGTTGCCATATTTGCATCAGCATCTGAAGCCTTTTCTATGTCAAATATCAACTGCAGCATTAAAGATAGCCTTGCTCGCTATCAAGAAGTTGTGTTTGCTGCTAAAAAACTTGGAATGCCAATTCGTGG GTATGTGTCATGTGTCGTGGGCTGTCCTGTAGAAGGAGCGGTGCCTCCTTCTAAGGTGGCATTTGTGGCAAAAGAGCTTTATGACATGGGATGCTATGAAATATCACTTGGTGATACAATTGGTGTTGGCACTCCAG GCACGGTCATTCCAATGCTTGAAGCTGTCATGTCTGTCGTTCCCAGGGAAAAGATTGCAGTTCATTTTCATGATACATATGGGCAATCTCTTGCCAATATACTGATCTCTCTCCAA ATGGGGATCAGTGCAGTGGATTCCTCAGTTGCCGGCCTTGGGGGTTGCCCTTATGCAAAAGGTGCTTCAGGAAATGTGGCAACTGAAGATGTTCTGTACATGCTCAATGGACTTGGAATAAAGACCAATGTGGATCTAAACAAGCTCATGGCAGCTGGTGATTTCATCTGCAAGCATTTAGGGCGTCAATCTGGGTCGAAGACCGTCATTGCTCTGAGTAAAATTACTCCAGATGCCTCCAAGATATAG
- the LOC120250515 gene encoding rhomboid-like protein 20, with translation MNGGPSGFHNAPVTRTFVVASALLTVLLSHSLRLGLSYEDIFEKFRFWRLIVSSLAFSSTPELMFGLYLLYYFRVFERQIGSNKHSVFIVFSMMVSLLLEMLTLTYLPDPSLKILVSGPYGLIFASFVPFYFDIPVSSRFTIFSLQLSDKSFIYLAGLQLLFSSWKRSLIPGICGVLAGSLYRLNAFGIRRVKFPDAFTDSLSRLSWPSGNSRQTSSSANVIGSIPSYPGHQVEGDDFFPTGVAVQEPLESAVATLVSMGFDSTSARHALVQARSDVNVATNILLEAQTH, from the exons ATGAACGGCGGGCCTTCTGGTTTCC ACAATGCTCCGGTCACGAGAACCTTTGTTGTCGCCAGCGCGCTCCTCACGGTCCTCTTGAGCCATTCTCTTCGTCTCGGATTATCCTATGAG GACATTTTTGAAAAGTTTCGATTTTGGAGGTTAATTGTTTCATCTCTTGCCTTCTCATCTACGCCGGAGTTGATGTTTGGGCTGTATCTGCTCTATTATTTCAGGGTGTTTGAGAGACAGATTGGTTCTAACAAGCATTCg GTGTTCATTGTATTCTCTATGATGGTGTCATTATTACTAGAGATGCTTACTTTGACATATCTTCCAG ATCCGTCTTTAAAGATACTTGTATCTGGACCATACGGACTTATATTTGCCTCTTTTGTGCCTTTCTACTTTGATATTCCTGTTTCATCTCGGTTTACTATATTCAGCTTACAGTTAAGTGACAAGTCATTCATATATTTGGCTGGTCTTCAG CTTCTTTTTTCATCCTGGAAACGGTCTCTTATACCTGGCATATGCGGTGTATTGGCTGGTTCCTTATACCGTCTAAATGCTTTTGGCATACGTAGAGTAAAG TTTCCAGATGCTTTTACGGATTCTCTGTCAAGGCTATCATGGCCTTCTGGTAATTCAAGGCAGACTTCATCAAGTGCCAATGTTATAGGAAGCATACCATCTTATCCTGGTCATCAAGTGGAG GGAGACGACTTTTTTCCTACTGGAGTTGCAGTTCAGGAGCCTTTAGAGTCTGCTGTTGCCACACTGGTCTCTATGGGGTTCGACAGCACTTCTGCCAGGCATGCCCTTGTTCAGGCTAGGAGTGACGTCAATGTCGCGACTAATATTCTACTTGAAGCACAAACCCATTAG